Proteins from a single region of Argopecten irradians isolate NY chromosome 7, Ai_NY, whole genome shotgun sequence:
- the LOC138328519 gene encoding uncharacterized protein isoform X2: MDNSMVASLGLAISFILLGNFFGIDGACTYPSDLHDGSFFTTSGSTLNFTSNTMAKLAIHTFGTYTFTCDLNDGTKYVSKSEVFYRFQLPFEAFICMDMTASSSNKYSFHQPTTELSDAGNMRIKIFLEGKTISSVSEVCDVSDYTNLTSIFMIKDGTIDSEKIDCPSILQGYYTYTYDSGSGNACNGSTYLDTCTDTTLMDFNLTLCSQIQAYSADGHLNCLSYDSFGDYSSLVVYNRDTSVDSSTTYRLACYVISSNATSVYATQHPNGCYFGQTPTSVNSPGATVVFTQTDTCPVDTTTTVEPTTIASTSEASTGLIVGVVILILALILIILFAIWFWWKKKKDEEERKRKELEALEEGLSDGLPDESKYDIDRLMYTPDQLLTPSNVHPKVTGKILDRDNFEGFGDDEYMDEFGWQDMIDAQDFMNVRKRKDEKDEFEVGDPKDKNSKKKLKDMMKSKKKKKKKKGKKKKKKKGKKAYATDDEYEDISDDEEVDGQVKNKRELTIYLDGAQQEDDDGEYSPTDSRRKARFEETDDDKVRRKRKQKKKKRKRTKAKRSEQPMSFKSFRKRKVDAWLDKTVPPFDGDVLPMFYEDPKLKTLPPLQRVNRKKEPILWSDILKKFGGEFKDLKEFQGRRNMSENRWRKLLEELYTDKKYFDYVNKTSRGKDVEDDLKSQAKDGLDYLYDRATFWEEQKPIPPRPSSFKVPPLNLNSARPAKGKKKKSIKRAPPTPLTQVRLDSMDEFQKPPRRETTF; this comes from the exons atggataacagCATGGTTGCATCGCTTGGCTTAGCCATTTCCTTCATTCTTCTTGGCAACTTTTTCGGTATCG aTGGGGCGTGTACCTATCCCTCGGATCTTCACGATGGTTCTTTCTTCACCACAAGCGGTAGTACTCTCAACTTCACAAGCAATACAATGGCAAAGCTGGCCATCCACACATTTGGCACGTACACATTTACCTGTGACTTAAACGATGGAACAAAATATGTTAGCAA GTCTGAGGTGTTTTATAGATTTCAACTTCCGTTCGAGGCATTTATTTGTATGGATATGACGGCGAGTTCATCTAACAAGTACTCATTTCATCAACCAACCA CCGAACTTTCAGACGCAGGCAATatgagaattaagatatttttagaAGGCAAAACTATATCGTCCGTATCAGAAGTTTGTGATGTCTCTGATTATACTAACCTGACCAGTATTTTCATGATTAAAGACG GAACAATCGACTCTGAAAAAATTGACTGTCCGTCAATCCTTCAGGGATATTATACATACACATATGATTCCGGAAGCGGAAATGCGTGCAACGGAAGTACCTATTTAGACACCTGCACTGATACTACCCTTATGGACTTCAACCTGACGCTCTGTTCACAGATTCAAGCATATTCAG CTGATGGTCACTTGAACTGTTTGAGTTACGACTCATTTGGTGATTACTCATCATTAGTCGTTTACAACCGGGATACCAGTGTCGACTCCAGCACCACCTACCGGTTAGCATGCTAC GTAATATCTTCAAACGCGACGTCCGTTTACGCTACCCAACACCCCAATGGTTGCTACTTTGGTCAGACGCCAACTTCGGTCAACTCTCCTGGAGCCACAGTCGTATTCACACAGACAGATACGTGTC CGGTTGACACCACTACCACTGTGGAGCCAACGACCATCGCCTCGACCAGCGAGGCGTCAACAGGACTCATTGTTGGTGTTGTCATCCTCATTCTGGCACTCATCCTAATCATCCTCTTCGCCATCTGGTTCTGGTGGAAGAAGAAGAAGGACGAAGAGGAGCGGAAGAGGAAAGAACTTGAGGCTCTAGAAGAAGGGCTATCAGATGGTCTTCCTGATGAATCTAAGTACGACATTGATCGTCTGATGTATACTCCGGATCAGCTCCTTACACCGTCTAATGTACATCCTAAAGTCACCGGGAAAATCTTAGATAGGGATAACTTTGAG GGTTTTGGTGACGATGAATACATGGATGAATTTGGATGGCAAGATATG ATCGACGCGCAAGACTTCATGAATGTGCGTAAGAGGAAAGATGAGAAGGACGAATTCGAGGTAGGCGACCCTAAAGATAAGAACAGTAAGAAGAAACTCAAAGATATGATGAAGtcgaagaaaaagaagaagaaaaagaaaggaaagaagaagaagaagaagaaagggAAAAAGGCATATGCAACCGACGACGAATATGAGGACATCAGTGATGATGAGGAAGTTGACggtcaagttaaaaataaacGAGAGTTGACTATCTACCTTGACGGAGCGCAGCAAGAGGATGATGATGGTGAATATTCACCCACTGATAGTAGAAGGAAAGCCAGATTTGAGGAGACGGATGACGATAAAGTGAGGCGAAAGAGGAAGCAGAAGAAA AAAAAACGGAAGAGGACAAAAGCTAAAAGGAGTGAACAACCGATGTCCTTCAAATCATTCCGCAAGAGAAAAGTGGACGCTTGGCTTGATAAAACAGTCCCACCATTCGATGGCGATGTACTTCCGATGTTTTATGAAGATCCTAAGTTAAAGACTCTGCCTCCCCTTCAACGAGTTAACAGAAAGAAAGAACCAATATTGTGGTCAGACATTCTTAAGAAATTTGGTGGAGAATTCAAAGACTTGAAAGAGTTCCAGGGGAGACGCAATATGTCCGAAAACCGTTGGAGAAAACTACTTGAGGAGTTATACACAGACAAGAAATACTTCGACTACGTCAATA AAACTTCCAGAGGGAAGGATGTCGAGGACGACCTGAAATCGCAAGCGAAGGATGGCTTAGACTATCTTTATGATCGCGCCACATTTTGGGAGGAGCAGAAACCAATCCCTCCTAGACCTTCGTCATTTAAAGTTCCACCTTTGAATTTAAATAGTGCAAGGCCCGCAAAGGGAAAAAAGAAGAAGTCGATAAAGCGTGCGCCTCCAACGCCATTAACACAAGTTAGATTAGACTCAATGGATGAATTTCAAAAACCTCCGCGGAGAGAAACGACATTTTAA
- the LOC138328520 gene encoding uncharacterized protein: protein MEIGALLWIAFFVRYSECTCSLPANLAGSWTSSEQGSLTFTSTSLQSYPTTTFGTFTFTCDSYSDSQYVLKSPPFNYLSLQFEAYLCFVLTEVNSAQFTYFIGTEPNSAAGNDRLKTSTPASPLNVSTVCDRTSYPSGTHYVMVKDNDISTAPVDCPSDLRLLWTYTFDDGSGSDVCAGNTTSADGCTSTTAITFSYSSCTQMVMYSSSGTLNCLYSFTSNSTTYINMYNNDSTTDESSTYRFSCLVMTSSGDNRYLTQYPKQCHENQTSTSIVSPGAILVFSLSSSCPTSSESVNAATIALAVVIPLIVIVVAIIVSYFCWVNYEKRKIEEAARPDPKFANGEIRNRRKNVHDGVISSDKNGNMIRREESILISMPPVSEREDVQSPISDLDDYGHDVDSDDDEYEVKDITEFSLTDDIPRIVVQSATPRPPDDDDGGKTGLVDASSAKHKKRRRRRKKSAKSRISTDRVAVETDSKNKRKTHSHTKKNHLNTKDKITFGTSTLLLKMPAKRQKKKKKYMINTEVKEDGMPEVDEKEKELTSKPSGVKEESLREKAYKMRMKKGETLADLIKKRKKVPIMKHPMEASSRESPALKPPTSSWGMRRGTTPKTAPSMTQVEQADINDDSMVMFRRANTDLDSLPKSQEATHAKVPEKVTFYEPAKQVNDDLWKRMRGMWNLASQAISHPSLGPSTAFEKKGKKTKVRKIQV, encoded by the exons ATGGAGATTGGTGCGTTGCTATGGATAGCATTCTTTGTCCGATATTCAG AATGTACATGTTCATTGCCTGCTAATCTGGCGGGTTCCTGGACCAGCAGCGAGCAAGGGTCCCTGACTTTCACCTCGACCTCGCTTCAGAGCTATCCCACAACCACCTTCGGGACCTTCACCTTCACGTGCGATTCCTACTCGGACTCGCAGTATGTGTTGAA ATCTCCACCTTTTAATTATCTCAGTCTCCAGTTTGAAGCTTACTTATGTTTCGTATTAACAGAGGTAAACTCAGCACAATTCACCTACTTTATTGGCACAG AACCTAACAGTGCTGCTGGAAATGACCGCCTGAAGACGTCCACTCCCGCCTCTCCTTTGAACGTATCAACAGTGTGTGACCGGACATCTTACCCTTCCGGAACACATTATGTAATGGTCAAGGATA ATGACATTTCTACTGCCCCCGTGGACTGTCCGTCCGATCTCCGTTTATTGTGGACATACACTTTCGATGATGGAAGCGGAAGTGACGTATGTGCTGGTAACACAACATCTGCTGACGGATGTACATCTACTACCGCTATAACGTTCTCATACTCATCATGTACCCAGATGGTTATGTATTCAA GTAGTGGAACGTTGAATTGTTTGTACAGCTTTACGTCTAATTCGACGACATACATTAATATGTACAACAACGACTCCACCACAGACGAGTCATCGACATATCGCTTTTCCTGTTTA GTAATGACGTCATCAGGAGATAACCGATACCTCACACAATACCCCAAACAATGCCATGAAAACCAGACATCTACCTCAATTGTTTCTCCGGGAGCTATCCTTGTCTTCAGTCTCTCAA GTTCTTGCC CAACATCATCTGAATCTGTGAACGCCGCTACGATAGCCCTCGCTGTAGTGATTCCACTTATAGTCATCGTCGTTGCGATAATTGTCAGCTACTTCTGCTGGGTGAATTACGAGAAGAGGAAGATAGAGGAAGCTGCTAGACCCGATCCTAAGTTCGCTAACGGTGAAATCCGCAACAGACGGAAAAACGTTCACGATGGCGTGATCTCTTCAGACAAGAATGGAAACATGATTCGCAGGGAAGAGTCTATTCTGATTTCCATGCCTCCTGTCTCGGAACGTGAGGATGTGCAATCCCCAATTTCAGATTTGGACGACTACGGTCACGATGTGGATTCTGACGATGACGAATACGAAGTTAAAGACATTACTGAATTTTCGTTGACGGACGATATTCCTAGAATTGTTGTACAGTCCGCTACTCCGCGACCTCCGGATGACGACGACGGCGGTAAGACTGGGTTGGTCGACGCTTCTAGTGCTAAACATAAAAAGAGGCGACGTCGACGGAAGAAAAGTGCAAAAAGTCGAATATCGACAGACAGAGTCGCTGTGGAAACGGATTCAAAGAATAAAAGGAAAACTCACTCACATACG AAGAAAAATCATCTAAATACAAAAGATAAAATCACATTCGGCACATCAACGCTTCTATTGAAGATGCCGGCGAAACgtcagaaaaagaaaaaaaagtacatG ATAAACACGGAAGTGAAGGAGGACGGCATGCCGGAAGTGGACGAAAAGGAGAAAGAACTGACATCGAAGCCATCCGGAGTGAAGGAGGAGTCACTCCGAGAGAAGGCTTACAAGATGAGGATGAAGAAAGGGGAGACGTTAGCCGACCTTATCAAGAAGAGGAAGAAAGTGCCGATCATGAAACATCCAATGGAGGCTAGTAGTCGG GAGTCACCGGCTctaaaaccaccgaccagtagTTGGGGTATGCGACGGGGCACCACACCGAAAACCGCCCCGAGCATGACACAGGTCGAGCAGGCAGATATCAAC GACGATAGCATGGTGATGTTCAGAAGGGCGAACACGGATTTGGACTCACTACCCAAGTCCCAGGAAGCAACCCATGCCAAAGTTCCAGAGAAAGTAACGTTCTACGAACCAGCAAAGCAGGTGAATGACGATTTGTGGAAGAGAATGCGAGGCATGTGGAATTTAGCTAGCCAAGCTATATCGCATCCGTCCCTGGGACCTAGCACCGCATTTGAAAAGAAAGGAAAGAAAACGAAAGTAAGGAAAATTCAAGTATGA
- the LOC138328519 gene encoding uncharacterized protein isoform X3 yields MDNSMVASLGLAISFILLGNFFGIDGACTYPSDLHDGSFFTTSGSTLNFTSNTMAKLAIHTFGTYTFTCDLNDGTKYVSKSEVFYRFQLPFEAFICMDMTASSSNKYSFHQPTTELSDAGNMRIKIFLEGKTISSVSEVCDVSDYTNLTSIFMIKDGTIDSEKIDCPSILQGYYTYTYDSGSGNACNGSTYLDTCTDTTLMDFNLTLCSQIQAYSADGHLNCLSYDSFGDYSSLVVYNRDTSVDSSTTYRLACYVISSNATSVYATQHPNGCYFGQTPTSVNSPGATVVFTQTDTCPVDTTTTVEPTTIASTSEASTGLIVGVVILILALILIILFAIWFWWKKKKDEEERKRKELEALEEGLSDGLPDESKYDIDRLMYTPDQLLTPSNVHPKVTGKILDRDNFEGFGDDEYMDEFGWQDMIDAQDFMNVRKRKDEKDEFEVGDPKDKNSKKKLKDMMKSKKKKKKKKGKKKKKKKGKKAYATDDEYEDISDDEEVDGQVKNKRELTIYLDGAQQEDDDGEYSPTDSRRKARFEETDDDKVRRKRKQKKKKPKKGPGVKVLAHATNYVVLQSKAGPKPPPKKPKLKKVKGWYVMAGEVKDNKVTTINTIMGKSVTDSSTYSEFERVPATRGKPYNQDVFDTVFNKKFNSWTHGWDS; encoded by the exons atggataacagCATGGTTGCATCGCTTGGCTTAGCCATTTCCTTCATTCTTCTTGGCAACTTTTTCGGTATCG aTGGGGCGTGTACCTATCCCTCGGATCTTCACGATGGTTCTTTCTTCACCACAAGCGGTAGTACTCTCAACTTCACAAGCAATACAATGGCAAAGCTGGCCATCCACACATTTGGCACGTACACATTTACCTGTGACTTAAACGATGGAACAAAATATGTTAGCAA GTCTGAGGTGTTTTATAGATTTCAACTTCCGTTCGAGGCATTTATTTGTATGGATATGACGGCGAGTTCATCTAACAAGTACTCATTTCATCAACCAACCA CCGAACTTTCAGACGCAGGCAATatgagaattaagatatttttagaAGGCAAAACTATATCGTCCGTATCAGAAGTTTGTGATGTCTCTGATTATACTAACCTGACCAGTATTTTCATGATTAAAGACG GAACAATCGACTCTGAAAAAATTGACTGTCCGTCAATCCTTCAGGGATATTATACATACACATATGATTCCGGAAGCGGAAATGCGTGCAACGGAAGTACCTATTTAGACACCTGCACTGATACTACCCTTATGGACTTCAACCTGACGCTCTGTTCACAGATTCAAGCATATTCAG CTGATGGTCACTTGAACTGTTTGAGTTACGACTCATTTGGTGATTACTCATCATTAGTCGTTTACAACCGGGATACCAGTGTCGACTCCAGCACCACCTACCGGTTAGCATGCTAC GTAATATCTTCAAACGCGACGTCCGTTTACGCTACCCAACACCCCAATGGTTGCTACTTTGGTCAGACGCCAACTTCGGTCAACTCTCCTGGAGCCACAGTCGTATTCACACAGACAGATACGTGTC CGGTTGACACCACTACCACTGTGGAGCCAACGACCATCGCCTCGACCAGCGAGGCGTCAACAGGACTCATTGTTGGTGTTGTCATCCTCATTCTGGCACTCATCCTAATCATCCTCTTCGCCATCTGGTTCTGGTGGAAGAAGAAGAAGGACGAAGAGGAGCGGAAGAGGAAAGAACTTGAGGCTCTAGAAGAAGGGCTATCAGATGGTCTTCCTGATGAATCTAAGTACGACATTGATCGTCTGATGTATACTCCGGATCAGCTCCTTACACCGTCTAATGTACATCCTAAAGTCACCGGGAAAATCTTAGATAGGGATAACTTTGAG GGTTTTGGTGACGATGAATACATGGATGAATTTGGATGGCAAGATATG ATCGACGCGCAAGACTTCATGAATGTGCGTAAGAGGAAAGATGAGAAGGACGAATTCGAGGTAGGCGACCCTAAAGATAAGAACAGTAAGAAGAAACTCAAAGATATGATGAAGtcgaagaaaaagaagaagaaaaagaaaggaaagaagaagaagaagaagaaagggAAAAAGGCATATGCAACCGACGACGAATATGAGGACATCAGTGATGATGAGGAAGTTGACggtcaagttaaaaataaacGAGAGTTGACTATCTACCTTGACGGAGCGCAGCAAGAGGATGATGATGGTGAATATTCACCCACTGATAGTAGAAGGAAAGCCAGATTTGAGGAGACGGATGACGATAAAGTGAGGCGAAAGAGGAAGCAGAAGAAA AAGAAACCCAAGAAGGGACCAGGAGTCAAGGTGCTCGCCCATGCTACCAACTATGTAGTGCTGCAGTCTAAAGCAGGTCCTAAACCG CCACCAAAGAAACCAAAACTGAAAAAGGTGAAAGGTTGGTACGTGATGGCCGGCGAGGTCAAGGACAATAAAGTCACGACAATCAACACGATTATGGGGAAGTCAGTTACTGACTCCAGTACATACTCCGAGTTTGAGAGGGTACCGGCCACACGGGGAAAACCTTACAACCAAGAC GTCTTTGATACTGTTTTCAATAAGAAGTTCAACAGCTGGACGCACGGTTGGGATTCATGA
- the LOC138328519 gene encoding uncharacterized protein isoform X1: protein MDNSMVASLGLAISFILLGNFFGIDGACTYPSDLHDGSFFTTSGSTLNFTSNTMAKLAIHTFGTYTFTCDLNDGTKYVSKSEVFYRFQLPFEAFICMDMTASSSNKYSFHQPTTELSDAGNMRIKIFLEGKTISSVSEVCDVSDYTNLTSIFMIKDGTIDSEKIDCPSILQGYYTYTYDSGSGNACNGSTYLDTCTDTTLMDFNLTLCSQIQAYSADGHLNCLSYDSFGDYSSLVVYNRDTSVDSSTTYRLACYVISSNATSVYATQHPNGCYFGQTPTSVNSPGATVVFTQTDTCPVDTTTTVEPTTIASTSEASTGLIVGVVILILALILIILFAIWFWWKKKKDEEERKRKELEALEEGLSDGLPDESKYDIDRLMYTPDQLLTPSNVHPKVTGKILDRDNFEGFGDDEYMDEFGWQDMIDAQDFMNVRKRKDEKDEFEVGDPKDKNSKKKLKDMMKSKKKKKKKKGKKKKKKKGKKAYATDDEYEDISDDEEVDGQVKNKRELTIYLDGAQQEDDDGEYSPTDSRRKARFEETDDDKVRRKRKQKKDIDDVETVSGIISCDMMIGDLDTEKSLDVPRLILPNLRETEEPEETQKKKRKRTKAKRSEQPMSFKSFRKRKVDAWLDKTVPPFDGDVLPMFYEDPKLKTLPPLQRVNRKKEPILWSDILKKFGGEFKDLKEFQGRRNMSENRWRKLLEELYTDKKYFDYVNKTSRGKDVEDDLKSQAKDGLDYLYDRATFWEEQKPIPPRPSSFKVPPLNLNSARPAKGKKKKSIKRAPPTPLTQVRLDSMDEFQKPPRRETTF, encoded by the exons atggataacagCATGGTTGCATCGCTTGGCTTAGCCATTTCCTTCATTCTTCTTGGCAACTTTTTCGGTATCG aTGGGGCGTGTACCTATCCCTCGGATCTTCACGATGGTTCTTTCTTCACCACAAGCGGTAGTACTCTCAACTTCACAAGCAATACAATGGCAAAGCTGGCCATCCACACATTTGGCACGTACACATTTACCTGTGACTTAAACGATGGAACAAAATATGTTAGCAA GTCTGAGGTGTTTTATAGATTTCAACTTCCGTTCGAGGCATTTATTTGTATGGATATGACGGCGAGTTCATCTAACAAGTACTCATTTCATCAACCAACCA CCGAACTTTCAGACGCAGGCAATatgagaattaagatatttttagaAGGCAAAACTATATCGTCCGTATCAGAAGTTTGTGATGTCTCTGATTATACTAACCTGACCAGTATTTTCATGATTAAAGACG GAACAATCGACTCTGAAAAAATTGACTGTCCGTCAATCCTTCAGGGATATTATACATACACATATGATTCCGGAAGCGGAAATGCGTGCAACGGAAGTACCTATTTAGACACCTGCACTGATACTACCCTTATGGACTTCAACCTGACGCTCTGTTCACAGATTCAAGCATATTCAG CTGATGGTCACTTGAACTGTTTGAGTTACGACTCATTTGGTGATTACTCATCATTAGTCGTTTACAACCGGGATACCAGTGTCGACTCCAGCACCACCTACCGGTTAGCATGCTAC GTAATATCTTCAAACGCGACGTCCGTTTACGCTACCCAACACCCCAATGGTTGCTACTTTGGTCAGACGCCAACTTCGGTCAACTCTCCTGGAGCCACAGTCGTATTCACACAGACAGATACGTGTC CGGTTGACACCACTACCACTGTGGAGCCAACGACCATCGCCTCGACCAGCGAGGCGTCAACAGGACTCATTGTTGGTGTTGTCATCCTCATTCTGGCACTCATCCTAATCATCCTCTTCGCCATCTGGTTCTGGTGGAAGAAGAAGAAGGACGAAGAGGAGCGGAAGAGGAAAGAACTTGAGGCTCTAGAAGAAGGGCTATCAGATGGTCTTCCTGATGAATCTAAGTACGACATTGATCGTCTGATGTATACTCCGGATCAGCTCCTTACACCGTCTAATGTACATCCTAAAGTCACCGGGAAAATCTTAGATAGGGATAACTTTGAG GGTTTTGGTGACGATGAATACATGGATGAATTTGGATGGCAAGATATG ATCGACGCGCAAGACTTCATGAATGTGCGTAAGAGGAAAGATGAGAAGGACGAATTCGAGGTAGGCGACCCTAAAGATAAGAACAGTAAGAAGAAACTCAAAGATATGATGAAGtcgaagaaaaagaagaagaaaaagaaaggaaagaagaagaagaagaagaaagggAAAAAGGCATATGCAACCGACGACGAATATGAGGACATCAGTGATGATGAGGAAGTTGACggtcaagttaaaaataaacGAGAGTTGACTATCTACCTTGACGGAGCGCAGCAAGAGGATGATGATGGTGAATATTCACCCACTGATAGTAGAAGGAAAGCCAGATTTGAGGAGACGGATGACGATAAAGTGAGGCGAAAGAGGAAGCAGAAGAAA GACATTGATGACGTAGAGACAGTTAGTGGTATCatatcatgtgatatgatgataGGCGATTTGGATACTGAAAAGAGCCTCGATGTACCCCGCTTGATTCTGCCAAATTTAAGAGAAACTGAAGAACCAGAAGAAACTCAAAAG AAAAAACGGAAGAGGACAAAAGCTAAAAGGAGTGAACAACCGATGTCCTTCAAATCATTCCGCAAGAGAAAAGTGGACGCTTGGCTTGATAAAACAGTCCCACCATTCGATGGCGATGTACTTCCGATGTTTTATGAAGATCCTAAGTTAAAGACTCTGCCTCCCCTTCAACGAGTTAACAGAAAGAAAGAACCAATATTGTGGTCAGACATTCTTAAGAAATTTGGTGGAGAATTCAAAGACTTGAAAGAGTTCCAGGGGAGACGCAATATGTCCGAAAACCGTTGGAGAAAACTACTTGAGGAGTTATACACAGACAAGAAATACTTCGACTACGTCAATA AAACTTCCAGAGGGAAGGATGTCGAGGACGACCTGAAATCGCAAGCGAAGGATGGCTTAGACTATCTTTATGATCGCGCCACATTTTGGGAGGAGCAGAAACCAATCCCTCCTAGACCTTCGTCATTTAAAGTTCCACCTTTGAATTTAAATAGTGCAAGGCCCGCAAAGGGAAAAAAGAAGAAGTCGATAAAGCGTGCGCCTCCAACGCCATTAACACAAGTTAGATTAGACTCAATGGATGAATTTCAAAAACCTCCGCGGAGAGAAACGACATTTTAA